GCCAGAACGCCCATCAGCGGATCGGAGAAGAAGAACACCGAGGTCGCGCCCTCGGCGGAGGCGCCGATGAAGACGAGCGCGATCACGGCGATGCGCAGGATCGTCTGGCCCATGACGCCCTCGGTGAAGACCGCCAGCGCCGTCTCGCCGAGGTAGTAGTTGTAGATGATCGACGAGAACGCGAAGAGCAGGACCGCGAAGGCGAGGAAGTAGCTCGCCCACGAGCCGAAGTGGCTGGAGAGCGCCTGCTGCGTCAGCACCACGCCGTCGATGTCTGCGCCGGGCTGGTAGACGTCGCTGAGCAGGATCATGAACGCCGTGCACGAGCAGATCACCATGGTGTCGATGAACACCGAGAGGGCCTGCACCACGCCCTGGCTCACCGGGTGCTTCACGTACGCGATGGCCGCCACGTTCGGCGCCGAGCCGAGGCCCGCCTCGTTGGAGAAGAGGCCGCGCCGAAGACCCTGCGCGATCGCCGCGCCCACGCCGCCGGAGACCACCGAGGTGATGCCGAACGCGTTGGAGAAGATGCTGACGATGACGCCCGGCAGCGACGGCAGGTTCATGATGATGACGACGAGCGCGAGGCCGATGTAGCCGAAGGCCATCACCGGCACGACCACGTCGGCGACCTTGGCGATGCGGTGGATGCCGCCGAACACCACGAGGCCGGTGAGGACTGCGAAGGCGATGCCGCTGTAGAGGCGCGAGAGGCCGAAGCTCTCCTTCAGCGCGCCGGCGACGGTGTTGCCCTGGAAGGCGTTGAAGCCGAACGCGAAGGCGGCGATCAGGCAGATGGCGTAGAGGATCGCCAGCCACCGGAAGTTGGCGCCGAGGCCGTGGATGATGTACTGCGCCGGCCCGCCACGGTAGCTGCCATCGGCCTCCGTTCGC
This genomic window from Acuticoccus sediminis contains:
- a CDS encoding alanine/glycine:cation symporter family protein, which codes for MDIIRSFFDAIGDFTWGWSLIPFLVVLGGFFTLASRFVQLRFFGRMFGVLTKSAPGEGEHISSREALLVSVGGRVGGGNIAGVAVAITLGGPGAVFWMWAIALVGMATSLFECSLAQLFKRTEADGSYRGGPAQYIIHGLGANFRWLAILYAICLIAAFAFGFNAFQGNTVAGALKESFGLSRLYSGIAFAVLTGLVVFGGIHRIAKVADVVVPVMAFGYIGLALVVIIMNLPSLPGVIVSIFSNAFGITSVVSGGVGAAIAQGLRRGLFSNEAGLGSAPNVAAIAYVKHPVSQGVVQALSVFIDTMVICSCTAFMILLSDVYQPGADIDGVVLTQQALSSHFGSWASYFLAFAVLLFAFSSIIYNYYLGETALAVFTEGVMGQTILRIAVIALVFIGASAEGATSVFFFSDPLMGVLALVNLMAVLMLFPIGLKMVRDFTAQVQAGVDEPVLNPADYPDLDLDKSAWPDISGTPPSPEAPGMAAVPAQ